One Desulfuromonas sp. DNA window includes the following coding sequences:
- the ilvB gene encoding acetolactate synthase, large subunit, biosynthetic type yields MKMTGSEILLECFKEEGVDTVFGYPGGAVINLYDDLMKSKINHILPRHEQAAIHAADGYARATGKVGVAIATSGPGATNTITGIATAYMDSIPMVVVTGQVPTPLIGNDAFQEADVVGITRPVTKHNYLVKDVRDLARIMKQAFYIARTGRPGPVVVDLPKDVQVAETTFAYPDKVELRGYKPTFSGNARQIAKAAKMILTARKPVLYVGGGASLSDSDKELLKLAEMIKAPVTTTLMAMAAFPQNHPLCMGMLGMHGTYHANMAVTNSDLLIALGARFDDRVTGKIATFAPDAKIIHVDVDPTSIKKNVRVDLQIVGDLKDVLKKLLKELSEQKSEVKQLAERLKPWRDEITEWKKTHPLTYKSSKTEIKPQFVIEKLSELSDDDAIVTTEVGQHQMWAAQFFKYNRPRTFLSSGGLGTMGYGLPAALGAQAAYPKRQVIDISGDGSFQMNSQELATLVQYRLPVKIVILNNNFLGMVRQWQQLFFDKRYSQTCLELPIDFKKLAEAYGATGLTCSKPGEVEATIKEAFATDGPVIMEFKVCREENVMPMVPAGAGLNEMVLAT; encoded by the coding sequence GTGAAAATGACCGGTTCTGAAATACTGCTTGAATGTTTCAAGGAAGAAGGGGTCGATACCGTCTTCGGCTACCCCGGGGGGGCGGTTATCAATCTTTATGATGACCTGATGAAGTCAAAGATCAACCATATCCTGCCACGGCACGAACAGGCTGCGATCCACGCTGCCGATGGATATGCGCGCGCGACCGGAAAGGTCGGGGTGGCGATTGCCACCAGCGGACCGGGTGCGACCAACACGATTACCGGTATCGCAACCGCTTACATGGATTCGATTCCGATGGTGGTTGTCACCGGTCAGGTTCCGACCCCGTTGATCGGCAACGATGCTTTCCAGGAAGCCGATGTGGTCGGGATTACCCGTCCGGTCACCAAACACAACTACCTGGTCAAGGATGTTCGTGATCTGGCGCGGATTATGAAGCAGGCGTTCTATATTGCCCGCACCGGAAGGCCGGGGCCGGTGGTTGTCGATCTGCCGAAGGATGTCCAGGTCGCCGAAACGACATTTGCATATCCGGATAAGGTCGAGTTGCGCGGCTACAAGCCGACTTTCAGCGGTAATGCCCGGCAGATTGCCAAAGCCGCAAAAATGATTCTGACAGCGCGCAAGCCGGTTCTTTATGTCGGTGGCGGGGCCAGCCTGTCGGATTCCGACAAGGAACTGCTCAAACTCGCTGAAATGATCAAGGCTCCGGTGACAACGACCCTGATGGCGATGGCCGCATTTCCGCAGAATCATCCGCTCTGCATGGGCATGCTCGGCATGCACGGGACCTATCATGCGAATATGGCGGTCACCAATTCCGATCTGCTGATCGCTTTGGGCGCCCGTTTTGATGATCGGGTGACCGGCAAGATTGCGACCTTTGCCCCGGACGCAAAAATCATTCACGTTGACGTCGACCCGACGTCGATTAAAAAGAATGTTCGGGTCGATCTGCAGATTGTCGGCGACCTCAAGGATGTGCTGAAGAAGCTGCTCAAGGAACTCTCTGAGCAAAAGAGCGAGGTCAAGCAGTTGGCTGAAAGACTCAAGCCATGGCGCGACGAGATCACCGAATGGAAGAAGACGCACCCGCTGACCTATAAATCATCGAAGACGGAGATCAAGCCGCAATTCGTCATCGAAAAGCTGAGTGAGCTATCAGATGATGACGCGATTGTCACCACCGAAGTCGGGCAACATCAGATGTGGGCCGCCCAGTTTTTCAAGTATAACCGGCCGCGTACCTTCCTCTCCTCGGGCGGACTCGGCACCATGGGATACGGCTTGCCGGCGGCTCTCGGCGCCCAGGCTGCTTACCCGAAGCGTCAGGTCATTGATATTTCCGGTGACGGGTCCTTCCAGATGAATTCACAGGAGTTGGCAACCCTGGTTCAATACCGGCTGCCGGTCAAGATTGTTATTCTCAATAACAATTTTCTCGGCATGGTTCGCCAGTGGCAACAGCTGTTTTTTGACAAACGCTACAGTCAAACCTGCCTTGAACTGCCGATCGACTTCAAGAAACTGGCTGAAGCCTATGGCGCAACCGGTCTGACCTGCAGTAAGCCGGGGGAGGTTGAAGCGACCATCAAGGAAGCTTTTGCGACCGACGGACCGGTTATCATGGAATTCAAGGTCTGCCGTGAGGAGAATGTCATGCCGATGGTCCCGGCCGGCGCCGGGCTCAATGAAATGGTTCTGGCGACTTAA
- a CDS encoding acetolactate synthase small subunit — MKHTISVLVENEFGVLSRIVGLFSGRGFNINSLSVAPTLDPSISRMTLVTSGDDQIIEQINKQLNKLIDTIKVIDYTSEGHPYVERELALIKVNAEESTRAEVMRVVDIFRGKVIDVTPKSYTIEVMGAPDKVDAIIEILRPIGIKEVIRTGPAVLGRGSKGWSSN; from the coding sequence ATGAAACATACTATTTCCGTTTTGGTGGAAAATGAATTCGGAGTTCTGTCCCGGATTGTCGGGCTGTTTTCCGGCCGTGGTTTTAATATTAACAGCCTGTCGGTTGCACCGACCCTCGATCCCTCTATCTCGCGGATGACGCTCGTGACCTCCGGCGATGATCAGATTATCGAACAGATTAACAAGCAGCTCAACAAGCTGATTGACACGATCAAGGTCATCGACTACACCAGCGAAGGGCATCCCTATGTTGAACGCGAGCTTGCCCTGATCAAGGTCAATGCCGAAGAGAGCACCAGGGCCGAGGTTATGCGGGTCGTCGATATTTTCCGTGGCAAGGTCATTGACGTGACGCCGAAGTCCTACACCATTGAGGTCATGGGAGCTCCGGATAAAGTTGACGCAATCATCGAAATCCTGCGACCGATCGGGATCAAGGAAGTGATCCGGACCGGGCCGGCTGTCCTCGGACGCGGCTCGAAGGGATGGTCCAGCAACTGA
- a CDS encoding ketol-acid reductoisomerase, producing MLMKVYYDKDADLSIIKGMKVTIVGYGSQGHAHACNLKDSGVDVTVGLRTGSSSVAKAEAHGLQVKPVAEAVAAADLVMILTPDEFQSQLYRDEIEPNIKKGSTMAFAHGFSIHYNQVEPRADLDVIMIAPKAPGHTVRSEFEKGGGIPDLIAIFQDASGKAKEVALSYASAIGGGRTGIIETTFKDETETDLFGEQAVLCGGAVELVKAGFETLTEAGYSPEMAYFECLHELKLIVDLMYEGGIANMNYSISNNAEYGEYVTGPKVINDESRRAMRECLDNIQNGEYAKRFILEGQSNYPEMTARRRLNAAHPIEQVGEGLRKMMPWIKKIVDKSKN from the coding sequence ATATTGATGAAAGTCTATTATGACAAAGATGCCGATCTATCGATCATCAAGGGGATGAAGGTCACGATTGTCGGTTATGGATCGCAGGGTCATGCCCATGCCTGCAATCTTAAGGATTCGGGTGTTGATGTCACCGTCGGTCTGCGTACCGGTTCTTCGTCTGTTGCCAAGGCAGAAGCCCATGGGCTGCAGGTCAAGCCGGTTGCAGAGGCCGTTGCCGCTGCCGACCTGGTCATGATCCTGACACCGGATGAATTCCAGTCACAGCTTTACCGCGACGAGATTGAACCGAATATTAAAAAAGGTTCGACCATGGCCTTTGCCCATGGCTTCAGCATCCATTACAACCAGGTCGAGCCGCGGGCAGATCTCGATGTGATCATGATTGCGCCGAAAGCACCGGGCCATACCGTCCGTTCCGAGTTTGAGAAGGGCGGCGGCATTCCGGATCTGATTGCCATCTTCCAGGATGCCTCCGGCAAGGCCAAGGAGGTTGCTCTTTCTTATGCCAGCGCCATCGGCGGCGGGCGGACCGGTATCATCGAAACGACGTTCAAGGATGAGACCGAGACCGACCTGTTTGGTGAGCAGGCGGTTCTCTGCGGTGGTGCCGTTGAACTGGTCAAGGCCGGGTTTGAAACCCTGACCGAGGCCGGGTACTCTCCGGAAATGGCTTATTTCGAATGCCTGCATGAGCTGAAGTTGATCGTTGATCTGATGTATGAAGGCGGCATTGCAAACATGAATTACTCGATTTCCAACAACGCCGAGTATGGTGAGTACGTCACCGGTCCGAAAGTGATCAACGACGAAAGCCGCAGGGCAATGCGTGAATGCCTCGATAATATTCAGAATGGTGAGTATGCCAAGCGTTTTATTCTCGAGGGCCAATCGAATTATCCTGAAATGACAGCCCGGCGCCGTCTCAATGCCGCTCATCCGATCGAGCAGGTTGGCGAAGGTCTGCGCAAGATGATGCCCTGGATCAAGAAGATTGTTGATAAAAGTAAAAACTGA
- a CDS encoding phosphatidylserine decarboxylase family protein: MNDNTLPVAREGLPFIALFAFVTLVFALLDWGFLAFIALVLTLFTVYFFRDPERYCSAENGDVIAPADGKVVFVGEVMEERFFKEEVQKVSIFMSVFDVHVNRAPCSGKVVDTYYNKGEFLNASLDKASLENEQSGIFMQTENDKNILFVQVAGLIARRIISYPKTGDIIKRCNRYGLIRFGSRVDIYLPKSAELSVHLGDRTVAGETVVGNLQ; encoded by the coding sequence ATGAACGACAATACACTGCCCGTGGCCCGTGAAGGACTTCCATTTATAGCTCTTTTCGCATTTGTGACGCTGGTCTTCGCCTTACTCGACTGGGGTTTTCTTGCCTTCATTGCCCTGGTACTGACCCTTTTTACCGTTTACTTTTTCAGGGACCCGGAACGCTACTGTTCGGCGGAAAACGGCGACGTTATTGCCCCGGCCGATGGCAAGGTTGTCTTTGTCGGCGAGGTCATGGAAGAGCGATTCTTCAAGGAAGAAGTGCAGAAGGTCAGTATTTTTATGTCGGTGTTTGATGTCCATGTTAATCGTGCCCCCTGTTCGGGGAAGGTTGTCGATACCTACTACAACAAGGGCGAATTTCTCAATGCTTCTCTCGACAAGGCGAGCCTGGAGAATGAACAGTCCGGTATTTTCATGCAGACCGAAAACGATAAGAATATCCTTTTTGTCCAGGTTGCCGGTCTGATTGCCCGTCGCATCATTTCTTACCCGAAGACCGGAGATATTATAAAGCGCTGCAATCGTTACGGTTTGATCCGTTTCGGTTCAAGGGTCGATATTTATCTGCCGAAAAGTGCCGAGCTGAGTGTACACCTCGGTGATCGCACCGTTGCCGGTGAAACCGTGGTCGGAAACCTGCAATGA
- the pssA gene encoding CDP-diacylglycerol--serine O-phosphatidyltransferase, producing the protein MTNNQEKNEVKKGGIRRGVYLLPNLFTTGTLFAGFYSIIATTRGHYEIAAWFILVAAIFDVLDGKVARITGTTSQFGVEYDSLADLASFGVAPGVLMYAWALTGFGKLGWLAGFLYVVCGALRLARFNVQVNTVESKRFVGLPIPAAAGLVASCVLLFYRLGGSGEIKKISILILIYVLAYLMVSNFRYFSLKDPELFKRQPFGFLVLAIILIIIIVAEPAIMLFTVAFLYMLSGMIAKVFGFFRSTEKSPVGTKKE; encoded by the coding sequence ATGACTAATAATCAGGAAAAAAATGAAGTAAAAAAAGGAGGTATCCGCCGCGGGGTTTACCTTTTGCCAAACCTGTTTACGACCGGAACCTTGTTTGCCGGTTTCTACAGTATCATCGCGACAACCAGGGGGCATTATGAAATTGCCGCCTGGTTTATCCTGGTCGCTGCCATTTTTGATGTTCTCGATGGAAAGGTGGCCCGTATTACCGGGACAACCAGTCAGTTCGGGGTTGAGTACGATTCTCTGGCTGATCTGGCGTCGTTCGGAGTTGCCCCTGGGGTCTTGATGTATGCCTGGGCACTGACCGGTTTCGGCAAGCTCGGTTGGCTGGCCGGATTCTTATACGTTGTGTGCGGTGCCCTTCGCCTGGCCCGGTTTAACGTTCAGGTCAATACGGTAGAATCGAAGCGATTTGTCGGATTGCCGATACCGGCCGCCGCCGGTCTGGTTGCCTCCTGTGTTCTCCTGTTTTATCGTCTCGGCGGCTCTGGAGAGATAAAGAAAATATCGATTCTGATCCTGATTTACGTGCTGGCGTACTTGATGGTGAGCAATTTTCGCTATTTTTCGCTCAAAGACCCGGAACTGTTTAAACGTCAGCCCTTCGGTTTTTTGGTTCTGGCAATCATTCTTATTATTATCATCGTTGCCGAACCGGCGATCATGCTTTTCACCGTCGCTTTTCTCTACATGCTTTCCGGGATGATTGCGAAGGTGTTTGGGTTCTTCAGATCGACCGAGAAAAGTCCTGTTGGTACGAAGAAAGAGTAA
- a CDS encoding 2-isopropylmalate synthase, protein MSEKTNIIIFDTTLRDGEQSPGASMNIDEKLRIAHQLEKMNVDVIEAGFPIASVGDFEAVKKIAESIKGPQIAGLCRSNFKDIDRAWEALQYAGERGRIHTFIATSDIHMERKLQMEPAKVKETAVAAVRHAAKYTSNVEFSCEDAVRTRIEFLAEMVEAVIDAGATTVNIPDTVGYAIPHEFYETITYLRQNVPNIDKAVLSVHCHNDLGLAVANSLAAIRAGARQVECTINGIGERAGNCSLEEVVMGLRTRHDILPYTTQVETEHIYAASRLLSTITGITVQPNKAIVGANAFAHEAGIHQHGVLMDKETYEIMTPESIGLTKNKLVLGKHSGRHAFIDRLKELGYDLPKEDIEKAFTRFKDLADQKKEIFDEDLDAIIADEVVRIEERYKLMQMNVASGSFAAPTATVQMQVDGEEKKTAVMGAGPVDATFKAIKALTGSNAELKQYSVGAITGGTDAQGECTVRLSENGREVLGQGAHEDIIVASAKAYINALNKISSVMERVGVPI, encoded by the coding sequence ATGAGTGAAAAAACAAATATTATAATTTTCGATACGACGTTGCGTGACGGCGAACAATCGCCCGGCGCCAGCATGAACATAGATGAAAAACTTCGTATTGCCCACCAGCTTGAAAAGATGAATGTCGATGTCATCGAAGCCGGTTTCCCGATCGCTTCGGTCGGTGATTTTGAAGCGGTCAAAAAGATAGCAGAGTCGATCAAGGGACCGCAGATCGCCGGTTTGTGCCGCTCGAATTTCAAGGATATCGACCGCGCCTGGGAAGCGTTGCAGTACGCCGGGGAGCGCGGGCGGATTCATACTTTTATCGCAACCTCGGATATTCACATGGAGCGTAAGCTGCAGATGGAGCCGGCCAAGGTCAAGGAGACGGCAGTCGCTGCCGTCAGGCACGCCGCCAAATATACCTCGAATGTCGAGTTCTCCTGCGAAGACGCAGTTCGTACGCGGATCGAGTTCCTCGCCGAAATGGTTGAGGCGGTCATTGATGCCGGGGCAACGACGGTCAATATTCCCGATACCGTCGGCTATGCGATTCCGCATGAGTTTTACGAAACAATCACTTATCTCAGGCAGAATGTACCGAATATTGACAAGGCGGTCCTTTCGGTCCACTGTCATAACGATCTCGGCCTTGCCGTTGCCAACTCGCTGGCTGCTATTCGGGCCGGTGCCCGCCAGGTCGAATGTACAATCAATGGGATCGGTGAACGGGCCGGCAACTGCTCGCTTGAGGAGGTTGTCATGGGGTTGCGCACCCGACATGACATCCTGCCGTATACGACCCAGGTCGAAACCGAGCATATTTATGCCGCCAGTCGCCTCCTTTCGACAATTACCGGCATTACCGTGCAGCCGAACAAGGCGATTGTCGGTGCCAATGCTTTTGCTCACGAAGCCGGAATCCATCAACATGGTGTTTTGATGGACAAGGAAACCTACGAAATCATGACCCCGGAGTCAATCGGGCTCACCAAGAATAAACTGGTACTCGGTAAGCATTCCGGCCGGCATGCTTTTATCGACCGTCTCAAAGAGCTCGGTTATGACTTGCCGAAAGAGGATATTGAGAAGGCTTTTACCCGCTTCAAGGATCTCGCAGACCAGAAGAAGGAGATCTTCGACGAGGACCTTGATGCGATCATTGCTGACGAGGTTGTGCGGATTGAGGAGCGTTACAAGCTGATGCAGATGAACGTCGCCTCCGGTTCGTTTGCCGCGCCGACGGCGACTGTGCAGATGCAGGTCGACGGTGAAGAGAAGAAAACGGCGGTTATGGGTGCTGGCCCGGTCGATGCGACCTTCAAGGCGATAAAGGCGCTGACCGGCAGCAATGCTGAACTGAAGCAGTATTCGGTCGGAGCGATTACCGGTGGTACCGATGCCCAGGGTGAGTGTACGGTTCGACTCTCCGAAAACGGTCGAGAAGTTCTTGGTCAGGGAGCGCATGAAGATATCATTGTCGCCAGTGCCAAGGCTTACATCAATGCCCTGAACAAGATCTCTTCGGTTATGGAGCGGGTCGGGGTTCCGATTTAA
- a CDS encoding 3-isopropylmalate dehydratase, giving the protein MGQTTAEKIFASHLRDEPFAGTKVLDLDRVLCHEITTPVAIADLEWRNKDRVYDNTKIKAVIDHVTPAKDSKTALQAKILRDWAKRHDIVDFFDVGHNGVCHALFPEKGYIRPGFTVIMGDSHTCTHGAFGAFAAGVGTTDLEVGILKGVCAFREPKTIRINLNGTLPQGVYAKDVILYVIGQIGVNGATDRVIEFHGPVVEQMSMESRMTLCNMAIEAGGTSGICQPDMITVDYLWPFIKDEFSSKDEALDEYRKWNPDADASYDRVVDFDLSSIEPQCTFDFKPDCVKPVSAMAGTRVDQIYIGSCTNGRIEDLRQAAAILKGKKLADSVRGIVSPATPQIFKEAMNEGLMDIFMDAGFCVTNPTCGACLGMSNGVLAEGESCAATTNRNFSGRMGKGGMVHLMSPATAAATGITGVITDARTL; this is encoded by the coding sequence ATGGGACAAACCACAGCTGAAAAGATTTTTGCATCACATTTGCGTGATGAACCCTTTGCCGGGACCAAGGTTCTCGATCTCGACCGGGTTCTTTGTCACGAGATTACCACTCCGGTGGCCATCGCTGACCTCGAGTGGCGCAACAAGGATCGGGTTTACGACAACACCAAAATCAAGGCGGTTATTGATCATGTGACTCCGGCCAAGGACAGCAAAACGGCGCTTCAGGCCAAAATTCTCCGGGACTGGGCGAAGCGGCACGATATTGTCGACTTTTTTGACGTCGGTCATAACGGCGTCTGTCATGCCCTGTTCCCGGAAAAAGGATATATCCGCCCCGGCTTCACCGTCATCATGGGTGATTCCCATACCTGCACCCATGGTGCTTTCGGTGCGTTTGCCGCCGGTGTCGGTACGACCGATCTCGAAGTCGGTATTCTTAAAGGGGTGTGCGCTTTTCGCGAACCGAAAACGATCCGGATTAATCTGAACGGAACCCTGCCGCAGGGTGTTTATGCCAAGGATGTCATTCTTTACGTCATCGGTCAGATCGGCGTCAACGGCGCTACCGATCGGGTCATCGAGTTTCATGGTCCGGTCGTCGAGCAGATGAGTATGGAATCGCGCATGACCCTTTGCAATATGGCGATCGAAGCCGGCGGCACATCTGGTATCTGTCAGCCGGACATGATTACCGTTGATTATCTCTGGCCGTTTATCAAGGATGAGTTTTCCTCGAAGGATGAGGCGCTGGACGAGTACCGCAAGTGGAATCCGGATGCCGATGCTTCCTATGACCGGGTGGTCGATTTTGATCTTTCTTCGATCGAGCCGCAATGCACCTTCGATTTCAAGCCGGACTGTGTCAAGCCGGTCTCGGCAATGGCCGGCACCAGGGTTGATCAGATCTATATCGGCAGCTGTACCAACGGGCGGATTGAAGATCTCAGGCAAGCGGCTGCTATTCTCAAAGGGAAAAAGCTGGCTGATTCGGTCCGTGGCATCGTTTCGCCGGCAACACCTCAGATTTTCAAAGAAGCGATGAACGAAGGCCTCATGGATATTTTTATGGACGCCGGTTTTTGTGTGACCAATCCGACTTGTGGCGCCTGCCTCGGCATGAGTAATGGAGTTCTGGCCGAAGGCGAGTCCTGTGCAGCGACAACCAATCGGAACTTTTCCGGTCGCATGGGCAAGGGCGGTATGGTTCACCTGATGAGCCCCGCGACCGCTGCCGCTACCGGCATTACCGGGGTCATCACTGACGCCCGTACCCTGTAA
- a CDS encoding 3-isopropylmalate dehydratase small subunit, translated as MKKSFGGSVIFLDRSDINTDEIIPAKYLTEVTKEALQPYILEDLVLDGFDPKGQKLKDAQVVVTSQNFGCGSSREHAPWVFEVNDVHTVIAESYARIFRQNMFNCGMLAIELPKEQIDMIFALGDDVEVTVDVDSQKVQASANGNTESFEFAISEFDKALVKAGGWVEFADSRY; from the coding sequence ATGAAAAAATCGTTTGGCGGATCGGTTATTTTTCTTGACCGGTCCGATATCAATACCGATGAGATCATCCCGGCCAAGTATCTGACCGAAGTCACCAAAGAAGCCTTGCAGCCCTATATCCTGGAAGATCTTGTTCTCGATGGTTTCGATCCGAAAGGACAAAAGCTGAAGGATGCACAGGTTGTCGTAACCAGCCAGAATTTTGGTTGTGGCTCATCGCGTGAGCATGCTCCCTGGGTTTTCGAAGTCAACGATGTTCATACAGTTATTGCCGAGAGTTATGCCCGGATCTTCCGTCAGAACATGTTCAATTGCGGCATGCTGGCAATTGAATTGCCGAAAGAGCAGATCGACATGATTTTTGCTCTTGGTGACGATGTTGAAGTGACCGTCGATGTTGATAGTCAGAAGGTTCAGGCTTCGGCGAACGGCAATACCGAGTCGTTTGAGTTTGCAATAAGCGAATTTGACAAGGCCCTGGTTAAAGCCGGTGGCTGGGTTGAATTTGCTGATTCGCGATATTGA
- the leuB gene encoding 3-isopropylmalate dehydrogenase, whose protein sequence is MGKVYKIAVLPGDGIGPEVMAEAIKVLETVEEKFKISIEFTFANVGGIAIDEEGQALPDPTVRICKESDAVLFGSVGGPKWEHLPPDEQPERGALLPLRKIFGLFCNLRPAIIFPALTGNSSLKPEIIEGGFDILVVRELTGGIYFAQPKGIEGAGAERTGFDTMKYSDAEIERIAHIGFQAARKRGGKLCSIDKANVLSTSVLWREVVERVATAYPDVELSHMYVDNAAMQLCRWPKQFDVMLCGNMFGDILSDEAAMLTGSLGMLPSASLAEGSFGLYEPSGGSAPDIAGQGIANPIAQILSAAMMLRYSFGLVEAADAVEKAVEKTLNDGLRTGDIYQGLDGERKVNTIEMGEAIVNRI, encoded by the coding sequence ATGGGAAAGGTCTACAAAATTGCTGTTCTGCCGGGAGATGGCATCGGTCCTGAGGTTATGGCCGAAGCGATCAAGGTGCTTGAAACCGTAGAGGAAAAATTCAAAATATCGATCGAGTTTACCTTTGCCAATGTTGGTGGAATTGCAATCGATGAAGAGGGGCAGGCCCTCCCCGATCCGACTGTCAGGATCTGCAAGGAATCGGATGCGGTTCTTTTCGGATCGGTCGGTGGTCCGAAATGGGAGCACCTGCCGCCAGATGAGCAACCGGAACGTGGGGCGCTTCTTCCATTGCGTAAGATTTTCGGACTGTTCTGTAATCTCCGTCCGGCAATTATCTTCCCGGCGTTGACCGGAAACTCTTCGCTCAAGCCGGAAATTATTGAAGGCGGGTTCGATATCCTTGTTGTGCGTGAGCTGACAGGCGGTATTTACTTCGCCCAACCGAAAGGGATTGAGGGTGCCGGCGCTGAGCGCACCGGTTTTGATACCATGAAGTACAGTGACGCCGAAATCGAGCGAATTGCGCATATCGGATTTCAGGCTGCCCGGAAGAGGGGCGGCAAGCTCTGTTCCATCGACAAGGCCAACGTATTGTCAACCTCGGTTCTCTGGCGGGAGGTTGTTGAACGGGTTGCCACGGCATACCCTGATGTGGAACTGAGTCACATGTATGTTGATAATGCGGCGATGCAGCTCTGTCGCTGGCCAAAACAGTTCGATGTCATGCTTTGCGGCAATATGTTCGGTGATATCCTTTCCGATGAAGCGGCGATGCTGACCGGTTCCCTCGGCATGTTGCCGAGTGCTTCACTGGCCGAAGGATCATTCGGCCTCTATGAACCATCCGGCGGCTCGGCACCCGATATTGCCGGACAGGGGATCGCCAACCCGATTGCTCAAATCCTTTCGGCGGCGATGATGCTTCGCTATTCATTCGGGCTGGTCGAGGCCGCAGACGCAGTCGAAAAAGCTGTCGAGAAAACACTGAATGATGGCCTTCGCACCGGTGATATCTATCAGGGGCTTGATGGTGAAAGAAAGGTAAACACGATTGAGATGGGTGAGGCAATCGTTAACCGTATCTGA
- a CDS encoding tRNA pseudouridine(38-40) synthase TruA, giving the protein MRIIKLTIEYDGTGYVGWQVQPNGISIQQVVEAGLEKVVGLPVRVVSSGRTDAGVHARGMVAHFRTDRELPLSAFREGVNSHLPESVAIVSAEEVAADFHSRYSALAKRYRYSINQGEVRSPIAGRYSWHVKRQLDLQRMRQAAELLLGEHDFRAFRSSGCDAKTSVREIYAINIKADAGMIHVDIVGNGFLRNMVRIIVGTLVEVGSGARSSDGLPTLLAQGERGGAGKTAPAQGLCLMQVWYDGNSDDWTGRLNRGKSSQKSLDKQL; this is encoded by the coding sequence ATGAGAATAATAAAATTGACAATCGAATACGATGGTACCGGCTACGTCGGCTGGCAGGTGCAGCCGAACGGCATATCGATTCAGCAGGTCGTCGAGGCCGGCCTCGAAAAGGTAGTTGGCTTGCCGGTGCGTGTCGTTTCCTCGGGACGAACAGACGCCGGCGTCCATGCCCGTGGCATGGTTGCCCATTTTCGGACCGACCGCGAGTTGCCTCTTTCTGCCTTTCGTGAGGGCGTCAACAGTCACCTCCCGGAATCAGTCGCAATTGTTTCGGCAGAAGAGGTGGCTGCCGACTTTCATTCCCGTTACAGCGCTCTCGCCAAACGGTATCGTTATTCAATCAATCAGGGCGAAGTTCGCTCACCGATTGCCGGCCGCTACAGCTGGCATGTGAAACGGCAACTTGATTTGCAGCGGATGCGGCAAGCTGCCGAGTTGCTGCTCGGCGAACACGATTTCAGGGCTTTCCGTTCTTCCGGTTGCGATGCCAAAACTTCGGTTCGTGAAATATACGCGATCAATATCAAGGCAGATGCGGGAATGATCCACGTCGATATTGTCGGCAACGGATTTCTCAGGAATATGGTGCGAATTATTGTCGGGACCCTGGTTGAGGTCGGCTCCGGCGCACGGTCGAGCGATGGTCTGCCCACGTTGCTTGCACAAGGAGAAAGAGGGGGTGCGGGAAAGACTGCTCCGGCTCAGGGTCTCTGTCTCATGCAGGTCTGGTATGACGGGAATTCCGACGACTGGACAGGTCGCTTAAACCGTGGTAAATCCAGCCAGAAAAGCCTTGACAAGCAACTTTAA